Proteins encoded in a region of the Paenibacillus sp. E222 genome:
- a CDS encoding pectate lyase, whose protein sequence is MKKMLTLLLSAGLVASLFSAIPAFAAPTVVNSTIIVPKGETFDGKGQTYVANPSTLGDGSQAENQKPVFRLEAGATLKNVNIGSPAADGVHCYGNCTISNVVWEDVGEDALTLKSAGTVNITGGAAYKAYDKVFQINAAGTINIKNFRADDIGKLVRQNGGTTFTVNMTLDNSNISNVKDSIMRTDSSTSQGKITNTRYSKVPTLFKGFASGKTSQSGNTQY, encoded by the coding sequence ATGAAAAAAATGTTGACGTTGTTACTGTCCGCGGGTTTGGTCGCTTCATTATTCAGTGCAATTCCAGCTTTTGCCGCACCTACTGTGGTAAACTCAACGATTATTGTACCCAAGGGTGAAACGTTTGACGGCAAAGGCCAAACCTATGTAGCTAACCCCTCCACACTGGGAGATGGATCTCAAGCGGAAAATCAGAAGCCGGTATTTCGACTGGAGGCAGGCGCCACGCTCAAAAATGTAAATATCGGTTCACCCGCAGCTGACGGTGTTCATTGTTACGGTAACTGTACAATTTCAAATGTGGTGTGGGAGGATGTAGGCGAGGACGCTCTGACTCTGAAATCAGCCGGAACAGTCAACATTACTGGCGGGGCAGCTTACAAAGCCTACGATAAAGTATTTCAAATTAATGCAGCCGGAACGATTAACATTAAAAATTTCCGTGCAGACGATATTGGCAAGCTGGTGCGTCAAAATGGTGGAACCACCTTCACGGTGAACATGACGCTGGACAACTCAAATATTTCCAACGTCAAAGATTCGATCATGCGTACGGACAGCAGTACATCGCAAGGGAAAATTACAAATACCCGTTATTCTAAAGTCCCGACCTTATTTAAGGGATTTGCTTCGGGAAAAACCAGTCAGTCCGGAAATACGCAATATTAA
- a CDS encoding radical SAM/SPASM domain-containing protein produces the protein MKTFKKVYIEITSICNLACSFCPQTKRAKNFIDPEVFNNILDQIKPHTKHIYLHVKGEPLLHPKIDLLLDSAHEKGFKVNITTNGTLLPKTQHKLLGKPALRQMNFSLHSFDGHEGSTDREGYLGNVLSFVREAVKHNVIISFRLWNLTQDNFTNAQMNRNRETLEVLEREFNLDFRIEEKVVPGSGVKIAPNVYLNQDHEFQWPSLDAPEDDGKGFCHALRSQAAVLVDGTVVPCCLDGEGVINLGNVHEKSFSEIVDGERANNLFYGFSKREAVEELCRKCGYRQRFGA, from the coding sequence TTGAAAACGTTCAAGAAAGTATATATTGAGATCACAAGTATATGTAATCTGGCATGCAGCTTCTGTCCACAGACCAAACGTGCCAAAAATTTCATTGACCCTGAAGTCTTCAACAATATATTGGATCAGATCAAACCCCATACCAAACATATTTATTTACATGTCAAAGGTGAGCCGCTGCTTCATCCCAAAATTGATCTGTTATTGGATTCAGCGCATGAAAAGGGATTCAAGGTCAACATTACAACAAACGGTACGCTGCTGCCCAAAACCCAGCACAAACTGCTTGGCAAACCCGCGCTGCGTCAGATGAACTTCTCCCTGCACAGCTTTGATGGTCATGAGGGTTCTACAGACCGTGAGGGTTATCTGGGCAATGTGTTGTCTTTTGTTCGAGAAGCCGTGAAGCACAATGTCATTATTTCATTCCGACTCTGGAATCTGACACAGGATAACTTTACGAATGCGCAGATGAACCGAAACCGGGAGACGCTGGAGGTCCTTGAACGAGAGTTCAATCTGGATTTCCGTATTGAGGAGAAAGTGGTGCCAGGGAGTGGTGTCAAAATTGCCCCGAATGTATATCTGAATCAGGATCATGAATTCCAGTGGCCGAGTCTGGATGCACCCGAAGATGATGGTAAAGGCTTCTGTCATGCGCTTCGCAGTCAGGCAGCCGTGCTTGTCGATGGAACTGTGGTTCCATGCTGTCTAGATGGTGAAGGTGTAATTAACTTGGGCAACGTTCACGAAAAATCGTTCTCGGAGATTGTGGATGGTGAACGAGCCAATAATCTGTTCTATGGTTTCTCCAAACGGGAAGCCGTGGAGGAATTATGTCGGAAGTGCGGATATCGTCAGCGGTTCGGAGCCTAA